The DNA window TAGGGGATGCCCTCGGCGTCGGCGACCCGGCCGTCGATGTCCAGGCCTAGCGCCTGCCCGTTGCGGGTGGCGACCTTGACCATGCCGGGCGACAGGTCGGTGACCGAGCCGCGGCGGGCCACCCCGGACTGGATCAGGTTGAGCAGGAAAAAGCCTGTGCCACAACCCAATTCCAGGGCGCGATCGTAGGGAAGCTCGCGGGCGACCTGGTCGGGCACGATGGCGTCGAACCGGCCGCGGGCGTAGTCGACGCAGCGCTGGTCGTAGGAGATCGACCACTTCTCGTCGTAGGTTTCGGCTTCCCAGTCGTGGTAGAGCACCTGGGCGAGTTTGCTGTCGTGCCGGGCGGCCTCCACCTGCGCGGCGGTGACACGGGCGGCGTCGGTCGAACTGCTCATCGGGGCAGCCTATCCGCCGCCTGGGGCCGGGTTCTGGGCAGCGGCGGCGAACACCTCGACGTAGCGGCGCCGTTCGGCGGCGACACGCTCGGCCGACGGGAGTTCAACCAGGTCGCCACAGGCGGCGTTGATGCCGGCTTTCGCGGCGGCCAGCGCGTGCGCCGGCGCGCCGAGGAAGCGCCCCGCCCACGCGACCGCGGCCTCGTAGACGTCGTCGGGGGCCACCATCTCGTCGACCAGGCCCAGTTCGGAGGCCTCCCGGGCGTCGAAGAATCGCCCGCTGAAGACGAGCTCCTTGGCCCGGCTCGCCCCCACCGCGCGGGTCAGCCGGTCCATTCCGCCGCCGCCGGGGATCAGGCCGGCCAGGATCTCGGTGGCGCCGAACTTGACGTTGTCGCCGCTGACCCGCCAATCGGCGGCCAGGGCCAGCGTCAGTCCGGCGCCCAGCGCGTAGCCGGTGACGGCCGCCACGGTGGGCTTGGGGATGGCGGCGACCGCGTCGATCGCCGCGCGGCGCACCCGGGCCGCGGTGTCGGCCTCCGGCACCGTGAGGGTCCGCAGTTCGGGCATGTCGTCGCCGGCCGAGAAGATCTCGTGACCCCCGAAGAGGATCACCGCGGCGACGTCGTCACGCCCCGCCACCTCGTCGGCCGCGGCCGCGATCTCGCGGTAGACCTGCCGGGTCATGGTGTTGGCGGGCGGCCGCGACATCACCAGCGTGGCCAGTCCATCGCCGGCCACGACGCTGACGAACTCGCTCCCCGGAGCAGTCAATGCCGCCATCCCAGCCCGCCCGACTCCCGGGCCCGGTGGTAACGGTCGGAGTCGAAGAACTCGAAAACCCAGTTTTCGCCCTGGATTTCGACGTTCGGCTGCACGGTGACGATCTGGCGTTGCAGGGTCAGCACGTCGGCGACCGTCCGGCCCACCAGCGAGTCCAGTTGCGTCCAGGTCGGGGGCAGCAGGAAGCTTCGGCCGGCGGCGAAGTCGTCGATGGCGGCCTGCGGGGTCGTCCAGCCGGCGCGGTCGGACTCGGTGTTCTCGCCGTCGGCGCGCTGCCCCTCCGGCAGGGCCGCCACGAAGAAGTAGGTGTCGTACCGGCGGGTGCGTTCGGCCTCCGGGGTGACCCAGTTGGCCCACGGCCGCAGCAGGTCGGACCGCAGCTCCAGGTTCTCTTCGCGCAGGAAGTCGGCGAACGACAGCGTCCCGACGGCGAGCGCCCGGCGGGCTTCGCGGTACACCGAGGCGTCGCCGACGATCCCGTCCGGGTCACCGGCCGGCCCGGCGAACAGCACCCCCGATTCCTCGAAGGTCTCCCGGGCCGCCGCGCAGACCAACGCCTCGGCCTGGTCGGTGTCGATGCCGAAGCGCTGTGCCCACCACTGTGGCGGCGGCCCGGCCCAGGCGCCCAGCCGCGCCAGCCCGGCGTCGCGGTCGCGGTCGTCGACGCCGCCGCCGGGGAACACCATCGTTCCGGCGGCGAAGTGCATCTTGGCGTGGCGGCGCATCAGGAAGACGTCGAGGCCGTCCGCGCCGTCGCGGACCAGCATCACGGTAGCCGCGGGGCGCGGAACCAGAGGGGGCTCGGTTGTTGACGTCATAGTTGCCTCCTGTGGGCCGCGCGGCTGCGGACCCGCCGCGCGAAATACCGTCCGTCGATGACGTCCAGGGCGATCGACTGGCCGAACGCGGTGGACAGGTTTTCCGCGGTCAGGACGTCGGGCAGCAGGCCGGCGGCGACCGCCCGGCCCTCCGACAACAGCATGCAGTGGCTGAAGCCGGGCGGGATCTCCTCGACGTGGTGGGTGACCAGCACCAGCGCGGGGGCGTCGGGGTCGGCGGCCAGGTCGGCCAGGCGGGCCACCAGCTCCTCGCGGCCGCCCAGGTCCAGGCCGGCGGCGGGCTCGTCGAGCAGCAGCAGCTCCGGGTCGGTCATCAGCGCGCGGGCGATCAGCACCCGTTTGCGCTCGCCCTCCGAGAGGGTTCCGTAGGTGCGGTCGGCGAGGTGCTCGGCGCCCAGACTCTCCAGCATGTCGACGGCGCGCCGGTAGTCGATGTCGTCGTAGCGCTCGCGCCAGCGGCCCAGCACGGCGTAGCCGGCCGAGACCACCAGGTCGCGCACCAGCTCGTCGCCGGGCACCCGCTGCGCCAGCGACGACGAGCTCAGCCCGATCCGCGAACGCAACTCCGACACGTCGACCCGGCCCAGCTTCTCCCCCAGCACGACGGCGGTACCCGTCGACGGGTGCTCGGCGGCCGCCGCGATGCGCAGCAGCGACGTCTTCCCGGCCCCGTTGGGGCCGATGATCACCCAGCGTTCGTCCAGCTCGACGGCCCAATCCAGCGGCCCGACCAGGACCCGCCCGTCCCGGCGCAGCGAAACGTTGCTGAAGTCGAGCAGCAGATCGGGGTCGGCCGACCCGCTTCCGTTCCCGGGCACCCGACCATCGTGCCGTACCGCGCCGCCGCCGCGGGTGCCGGGTCACCCCGCCCCGGTGCGACGTTCACCGGAATCCGCGCCCCGAAAAGGGGCTTTTGCATCTGCCCGGCCGGCTCAGGCGGGGGGAATCTCCACGCGGCGCACCTCGCCGTCGACCGCGTCGGCGGCCTCGATCTCCCCGCGGGTGATGCCCAGCAGGAACAGCACCGTGTCCAGGAAGGGGTGGCTCAACGACGCGTCGGCGACCTCGCGCAGCGCCGGCTTGGCGTTGAACGCGATTCCCAGCCCGGCGGCGGCCAGCATGTCGATGTCGTTGGCGCCGTCGCCGACGGCGACGGTCTGGGCCATCGGCACCCCCGCCTGCTCCGCGAAGTCCCGCAGCGCCGCGGCCTTGCCGGCCCGGTCGACGATCGGGCCCACGACCCGCCCGGTGAGGATGCCGTCGACGATCTCCAGCTCGTTGGCGGCGACGAAGTCCAGCATCAGCTCGTGTGCCAGCGGGTCGATGATGCCCCGGAAACCCCCGGAGACCACGCCGCAGCGGTACCCCAGCCGCCGCAGCGTGCGCAGCGTGGTCCGCGCGCCGGGCATCAGTTCGAGCTGGTCGGCGACCTCGTCGATCACCGTGGCGGGCAGGCCCTTCAAGGTCGCGACCCGTTGCTGCAGCGACTCCGCGAAGTCCAGCTCGCCGCGCATGGCCGCCTCGGTGATCGCGGCGACGGCGCCCTCCGCGCCCGCGCGCGCCGCCAGCATCTCGATGACCTCGCCCTGGACCAGGGTGGAGTCGACGTCGAACACGATGAGCCGCTTGGAGCGCCGTTCCAGGCTGTATTCCTCGAACGCCACGTCGACACCTTCGTCGCAGGACACCCGGTTCAGGGCGGCACGCAGCGGGACGTCGGCGCCCGGCGGCACCGAGACCCGCAGCTCCAGCCCGGTGACCGGGTAGTCGGAGACGCCGCGGATGAGGTCGATGTTGACACCCAGCGCGGCGACCTCGCGGGCCACCGCGCTGAACGCGCCGGCAGTGATCGGCCGGCCCAGCACGAAGATGGTGTGGGTCGAGGGCTCGCGGATGATCGGCACGTCGTCGCTGCGCTCGATGCTGACCTCGAGACCGAGCCCGAAGATGGCCGATTCGACGTCGCCCCGCAACGCGGCGCCGTCGGCGACCTGCGGCGGGCAGGACACCAGCACACCCAGCGTCAGCCGGCCCCGGATCACCACCTGTTCGACGTTGAGCAGTTCCACGCCGTGCTTGGACAGAACCTCGAACAGAGCCGAAGTCACCCCGGGCTGATCCACGCCGGTGACGGTGATCAGCGCCGAAACCTTGGGCGGTGCGCTCACCCGCGGCTCCCTTCGTGGCTCATTCGCGCCGGGGGCCGCTGCCGCTCATCAACTGCGGACTTGTATGTCGTCGGCTCGGGTGACGTCCTTGTCCGCGGGGCCGTGGGCGCGACCGACGTGGGCCTCGCGCCGCATCCGCTCCACCATGTGCGGGTAGTGCAACTCGAATGCCGGGCGCTCCGAACGGATCCGGGGCAGCTCGGTGAAGTTGTGTCGCGGCGGCGGGCAGCTGGTCGCCCATTCCAGCGAGTTGCCGTAACCCCAGGGATCGTCGACGGTGACGACCTCGCCGTACCGCCAGCTCTTGAAGACGTTCCACACGAACGGGAACATCGACACGCCCAGTATGAAGGCCCCGATCGTCGAGACGATGTTGAGCGGCTGGAACCCGTCGGTGGGCAGGTAGTCGGCGTAGCGGCGCGGCATGCCCATGTCCCCGAGCCAGTGCTGCACCAGGAACGTGGTGTTGAACCCGATGAACGTCAGCCAGAAGTGCAGCTTGCCCAGCCGCTCATCGAGCAGCCGGCCGGTCATCTTCGGGAACCAGAAGTAGGTGCCGGCGAAGGTGGAGAACACGATCGTGCCGAACAGCACGTAGTGGAAGTGCGCCACCACGAAGTAAGAATCGGTGACGTGAAAGTCCAGCGGCGGGCTGGCCAGCAGCACGCCCGTCAACCCGCCCAGCAGGAAGGTGACCAGGAAGCCGACCGAGAACAGCATCGGCGTCTCGAAGGTCAGCTGGCCCTTCCACATCGTTCCGATCCAGTTGAAGAACTTGATCCCGGTCGGCACCGCGATCAGGTAGGTCATGAACGAGAAGAACGGCAACAGCACCGCGCCGGTGGCGAACATGTGGTGCGCCCACACCGCCACCGACAACCCGGCGATCGACAACGTCGCGTAGACCAGCGTGGTGTAGCCGAACACGGGCTTGCGGGAGAACACCGGGAAGATCTCGGTCGCGATGCCGAAGAACGGCAGCGCCACGATGTAGACCTCGGGGTGGCCGAAGAACCAGAACAGGTGCTGCCACAACAGGACCCCGCCGTTGGCCGGGTCGAAGACGTGCGCCCCGAGGTGGCGGTCGGCGGCCAGCCCGAACAGCGCCGCGGTCAGGATCGGGAACGCGATCAGGATCAGGATGGACGTGACCAGGATGTTCCAGGTGAAGATCGGCATCCGGAACATCGTCATCCCCGGAGCGCGCATGCACACCACGGTCGTGATCATGTTGACCGCACCCAGGATGGTGCCCAGACCGGCGACGATCAGGCCGGTGATCCACAGGTCGCCGCCCGCGCCGGGCGAGTGGATGGCGTCGGTCAGCGGGGTGTAGGCGGTCCAGCCGAAGTCAGCGGCTCCTCCCGGGGTGATGAAGCCCCCCAGGGCGACCAGCGCGCCGAACAGGAACAGCCAGAACGAGAACGCGTTCAGCCGCGGGAACGCCACGTCGGGTGCGCCGATCTGCAACGGCAGCACCAAGTTGGCGAACCCGAACACCACCGGCGTGGCGTACAGCAGCAGCATGACGGTGCCGTGCATGGTGAACAGCTGGTTGTACTGCTCGTTCGACAGGAACTGCAGTCCCGGCGCGGCCAGCTCGGTGCGCATCAGCAGCGCCATCAACCCGCCGATGAAGAACATCACGAAGCAGGTGACCACGTACATGATGCCGATCACCTTGTGATCGGTGGTGGTGATCAGCTTGTAGACCAGATTCCCTTTGGGACCTGTCCGCGGTGGGTACGGTCGGACGGCCTCGAGTTGTCCCAAGGGGGGCGCTTCGGCTGTCAACTGCTCCTCCAAACATCCTTCTCAGAAACGTTCACCACGCATCCTAGCTTCCGATCATGCCGATGGCAGCGCGAGTCCTACAAACCGTCGTATATAGCGCTGCGACGCGGGCGTGTCGTCGCTAACACCGGGCGCCGACCCGGCCGGATGTTAGCGTCGGGCTCGTGCTCTCCGGCATGCTCCGCGCGATCCGCACCGCCCCCCTGCTGCCGACCGCCGCCGGCCTGGCAGCCGTGGTGGTGGCGGCGTGCAGTGCCTGCGGGTCCGCGGGCCCGGGCACCAAAGCCACGTCCCCGACCCGGTCGCTGGTCACCCCGACCACCCAGATCGCCGGCGCCGGGGTGCTGGGCAACGACCGCCGGCCCGACCAGTCGTGCGCGGGCGAACCTGCCGCGGCCGACCCTGGGCCGGCGACCCGGGAGGCCCACAACGCGGCGGGGGTCACCCCCGACGTGGTCCGCGTGCCGGCCGAGGCACAACGCATCGTGGTCCTCGCCGGTGACGAGCTCGACGCGCTGTGCGCCCTGGGGCTGCAGTCGCGGGTCGTCGCCGCCGCGCTGCCCGACGGCGCGTCGAGCCAGCCCTCGTACCTCGGCAACGCGGTGCACGACCTGCCTGGGGTCGGTACCCGCGCCAAGCCCGACCTGGGTGGCATCGCGGCGGCGCACCCCGATCTCATCCTGGGTTCGCAGGGGCTGACGCCCACCCTGTACCCGCGGCTGGCGGCGATCGCCCCGACCGTGTTCACGGGGGCCCCCGGGGCGGCGTGGGAGGACAACCTGCGCGGTGTCGGCGCCGCCACCGCCCGCGCTGGCGCGGTCGACGGGCTCATCGACGGGTTCGCCGCACGGGCCACCCGCGTGGGGGCCAAGCACGACGCAACTCACTATCAGGCCTCGATTGTGCAGTTGACCACGGACACCATGCGCGTCTACGGCGCCAGGAACTTCCCGGCCAGCGTGCTCGACGCCGTGGGCGTGGACCGGCCGGCGTCGCAGCGGTTCACCGACAAGGCCTACGTCGAGATGGGCACCACCGACGCCGACCTGGCCGGGTCGCCCGACTTCTCGGCCGCCGACGCCGACATCATCTACGTGTCGTGCGCCTCGCCGGCCGCCGCGCAGCGGGCCGCCACCCTGTTCGACAGCGCGCCCTGGCGCAGGCTCTCGGCGACTCAGGACAACCGTGTCTTCGTCGTCAACAACCAGATCTGGCAGACCGGGCAGGGACTGGTCGCGGCCCGCGGCATCGTTGACGACCTGCGCTGGGTGAACGCCCCGATCAACTAGCTTCGCTTGGTCAGGGCGAAGTTCACGGGCAGGCCAACTTTTCGTTGTGGGGTTAAGTGCGCGGGCGTGACGTCTGCAGTGGCTCTTCGGATCGCCAAAGCGCCGACCCGCCACTTTGCTTGGCTTACAGCCGGTTTCATCGGACCGGCACCTTGGGTGGAGAGAGTCGCGGACGTGATCTCGTAAGTGGGAGCGTCCGAAAGGTCGTATGCCCAGAAACGTCACGCCGACAAGGCGGTATGAGGTCGCGCGCTACACCTAAGGTGGTGAGCGAACCGTCACATGGCCGGAGAAACTTACCCTGGCTAAACTTCTTCGAAGCGCGCTAGCACCGAAAAGGACTGTTGATGAGCACTGTTTCCGCGTACGCCGCCACGTCGCCGACCGCACCGCTGACCAAGACCACCATCACCCGTCGCGACCCGGGTCCGCACGACGTCGCGATCGAGATCAAGTTCGCCGGGATCTGCCACTCGGACATCCACACCGTCAAAGCCGAATGGGGGCAGCCCGACTACCCCGTGGTCCCCGGGCACGAGATCGCCGGCGTGGTGACCGCGGTGGGCTCCGAGGTGACCAAGCACAAGGTCGGCGACCACGTCGGCGTGGGTTGTTTCGTGGACTCCTGCCGGGAATGCAGCAGCTGCCTGGCCGGTAACGAGCAGTACTGCAAGCGCGGCATGACGACCACCTACAACGCGATCGGACGCGACGGCCAGCGCACCTACGGCGGCTACAGTCAGGCGATCGTCGTCGACGAGAACTACGTCCTGCGGATCCCCGCCTCGCTGCCGCTGGACAAGGCCGCCCCGCTGCTGTGCGCGGGCATCACGCTGTATTCGCCGCTGCGGCACTGGAATGCCGGTCCCGACACCCGGCTCGCCGTGATCGGCCTGGGCGGGCTCGGGCACATGGGCGTCAAGCTGGGGTCGGCGATGGGCGCCGAGGTGACGGTGCTGTCGCAGTCGCTGAAGAAGATGGAGGACGGGCTTCGGCTGGGGGCCAGCCACTACTACGCGACCTCCGACCGCGACACGTTCCGCAGCCTGCGCGGCAGCTTCGACCTCATCCTGAACACCGTCTCGGCGAACCTGAAGCTCGGCGACTACCTCAACCTGCTGGACGTCGACGGGACGCTCGTCGAGCTGGGCATCCCCGAGCACCCGATGGAGGTGCCGGCGTTCGCGCTCGCCCTGATGCGGCGCAGCCTGTCGGGGTCGAACATCGGCGGGATCGCCGAGACCCAGGAGATGCTCGACTTCTGCGCCGAGCACGACGTGACGCCCGAGATCGAGCTCATCGAGCCGGACTACGTCAACGAGGCCTACGAGCGCGTGCTGGCCAGCGACGTGCGCTACCGCTTCGTCATCGACACCTCAGGCCTCTGAGGAAACCGCCGGCCGCGCCGCCATCCGCTCGGCCGCCTCTCCATCCTCGTCGCCGGGGATGACTTCGCTGACGTCGATGCCAGCCAGCGGCCACCCGGCCGCGGCCAGCGTGGCGGCCACCCGGATGACGTTCTCCTTGCCGGCGTCGTAGTGGGTCATGTCGGAGATGAAGTCGGCGATCTCGTCGCGATCGATGGGATGGTCGATCGTCTCCGGGGATCCTTCCTGCGCGGTGATGTTGCGCACCACATCCCGGATCTGGTCGTCGGTCAAAGGGGTGCTGCGCAGCAGGGCCATCAGCGGCACCCGGTCGGGGCCGGGCACGCCGTTCGGGTAGCCGACCTGCAGCCAGCGGATCACTGAACGGCAGAAATTGTGGTGGTGATCGTTCTGCGAGGAGGGGGTTTTCGTCACCCACACAGTGTCACGGCAGCGGTCTCACCGGCGCCACCGCGGCGTCTCGCCATCCCCACAATTCATATCCCGTTCACGGCCCGACAATGTCGGGGTTGTGAAGTGACCGGTGTGCGAAGCTGAGCGGGAACCGGCACCGTTAGGGGACCACCACCGTGACCACGAGAACGCGATCGGCGGCAGTAGTGCTGGCTGGCGCCGGAATCATTGCGGCAACGTGGGGCCCGTGGCTGCCGCGGGCCTCGGCCGACCCGCCCGAGGAAGAGCTGGAGCGGCTGTCGAGCCGGTACGCGCAGACGACGTGCGCACAGTTGGGCCAGTACCCGGACATGCAGGGCTTCAACGCCGCCGTCGCCGACACGATGGACCGCAACGCGATCTCCAGGACGGCGGCCCAGCGAGTGGTGGGGCTCTCCGTGAAGAACTACTGCCCGCAATACCTGCCGGTGGTCCGCGAGGTCGTGCCCGATTTCTCCTAGCGACGGCCTTGTCACCGCCCGTTCCTACCATCGAGTCGTGCACAGGGACCTGGCCCGCGAATGAGCAAGGCACTCTTCGTCATTCCGCTGGCCTGCGGGCTGCTCGCCGGGGTCGTCCAGCGCAGCCTGGGGACGGGCGTCGTGGGCTTCTACGTGACGTTGCTGCTCGAGGTGCTTCTGGCGTGGGCCACCAACCGCCAGTGGCCGCGCGGGAGGCGGGGCCTCGCCACGATGCGTGCGATCGACGCCATGGACGGGGTCGCGTTCGAGAATTACGTCGCCGCACGCCTCGGCCGGGCCGGCTGGCGGGTCGGGACCACCCCGGCGGTCGGGGACTACGGCGTTGACCTGATCGCCGAGAAGGACGGACAGCGGGTGGCGGTCCAGTGCAAGCGCTACGGCAAACCGGTCGGCGTCGCGGCCGTCCAGCAGGTGGTCTCCGGCGCACGCCACCACGGATGCACGCGCAGCATCGTGGTGAGCAATCAGGAGTTCACAGCCGCCGCCAAGCAACTGGCACACACGCACGGCTGTCAGCTGATCGGCCGCAAAACTCTGCAAGCCTGGGTGCCGCCCGCAAGTATGGGCCGAAGGGGGTCCTAAGGCCCTACCGTCCACTTAGCGTTGCTTAACAATTAAGAATGTGGATCAACAAGAGTACGACGGCGGCCTCGGCTTGGCGCAGCTTCCGGACGGCGCCGAGCGGTTGGACGCCGCCGAGGCGATGCGGTTGCTGGCCGGCATCGACGTCGGACGGGTCGTCTTCGACCTGCAGGCACTGCCGGCGATCCGCCCGGTCAACCACCTGGTGGATGAGGGCGTTATCATCATCCGTTGCCGGCTGACCTCGGCGATCTCCGCCGCCGTGCGCAACTCGGATCGCGTCGTCGTGGCTTACGAGGCCGACGACCTCGACAGCCGCACCCGGACCGGCTGGAGCGTTGTCGTGACCGGCCGCGCACGAACCGTGACCGATCCCGGCCTCATCGCCCGCTACGAGCGAGTGCTGCACCCGTGGGTGAACCACGCCGACACCGTCGTGGCGATCGAGCCGGAGATCGTCACCGGCCTGCGCCTGACGGGCCCGAACACCGAGACCGGCTGATTTAGAAGTCCCAGTCCTCGTCCTCGGTGACGACGGCCTTGCCGATCACGTAGCTCGACCCGGACCCGGAAAAGAAGTCGTGGTTCTCGTCGGCGTTGGGCGACAACGCCGAGAGGATCGCCGGGTTCACGTCGGTCTCGTCGCGCGGGAACAGCGCCTCGTAGCCGAGGTTCATCAGCGCCTTGTTGGCGTTGTAGCGCAGGAACTTCTTGACGTCCTCGGTCAGCCCGACCTGGTCGTAGAGATCCTGGGTGTACTCCACCTCGTTGTCGTAGAGCTCGAAGAGCAACTCGTAGGTGTAGTCCTTGAGCTCGGCCCGCTTGGCGTCGTCGACCAGCGCCAGGCCGCGCTGGAACTTGTAGCCGATGTAGTAGCCATGGACGGCCTCGTCGCGGATGATCAGCCGGATCATGTCGGCGGTGTTGGTCAGCTTGGCCCGGCTCGACCAGTACATCGGCAGGTAGAACCCGGAGTAGAAGAGGAAGCTTTCCAGCAGCGTGGAGGCGACCTTGCGCTTCAGCGGCTCGTCGCCGCGGTAGTACTGCATGACGATCTCGGCCTTGCGCTGCAGGTTGGGGTTCTCCTCCGACCAGCGGAACGCGTCGTCGATCTCGGCGGTCGAGCACAGCGTGGAGAAGATCGAGCTGTAGCTCTTGGCGTGCACCGACTCCATGAACGCGATGTTGGTCAGCACCGCCTCCTCGTGCGGGGTCAGCGCATCGGGGATCAGGCTGACCGCCCCGACCGTGCCCTGAATGGTGTCCAGCAACGTCAGCCCCGTGAAGACGCGCATCGTCA is part of the Mycobacterium sp. HUMS_12744610 genome and encodes:
- a CDS encoding enoyl-CoA hydratase — translated: MAALTAPGSEFVSVVAGDGLATLVMSRPPANTMTRQVYREIAAAADEVAGRDDVAAVILFGGHEIFSAGDDMPELRTLTVPEADTAARVRRAAIDAVAAIPKPTVAAVTGYALGAGLTLALAADWRVSGDNVKFGATEILAGLIPGGGGMDRLTRAVGASRAKELVFSGRFFDAREASELGLVDEMVAPDDVYEAAVAWAGRFLGAPAHALAAAKAGINAACGDLVELPSAERVAAERRRYVEVFAAAAQNPAPGGG
- a CDS encoding NUDIX hydrolase, translated to MTSTTEPPLVPRPAATVMLVRDGADGLDVFLMRRHAKMHFAAGTMVFPGGGVDDRDRDAGLARLGAWAGPPPQWWAQRFGIDTDQAEALVCAAARETFEESGVLFAGPAGDPDGIVGDASVYREARRALAVGTLSFADFLREENLELRSDLLRPWANWVTPEAERTRRYDTYFFVAALPEGQRADGENTESDRAGWTTPQAAIDDFAAGRSFLLPPTWTQLDSLVGRTVADVLTLQRQIVTVQPNVEIQGENWVFEFFDSDRYHRARESGGLGWRH
- a CDS encoding ABC transporter ATP-binding protein, producing the protein MPGNGSGSADPDLLLDFSNVSLRRDGRVLVGPLDWAVELDERWVIIGPNGAGKTSLLRIAAAAEHPSTGTAVVLGEKLGRVDVSELRSRIGLSSSSLAQRVPGDELVRDLVVSAGYAVLGRWRERYDDIDYRRAVDMLESLGAEHLADRTYGTLSEGERKRVLIARALMTDPELLLLDEPAAGLDLGGREELVARLADLAADPDAPALVLVTHHVEEIPPGFSHCMLLSEGRAVAAGLLPDVLTAENLSTAFGQSIALDVIDGRYFARRVRSRAAHRRQL
- the serB gene encoding phosphoserine phosphatase SerB, which codes for MSAPPKVSALITVTGVDQPGVTSALFEVLSKHGVELLNVEQVVIRGRLTLGVLVSCPPQVADGAALRGDVESAIFGLGLEVSIERSDDVPIIREPSTHTIFVLGRPITAGAFSAVAREVAALGVNIDLIRGVSDYPVTGLELRVSVPPGADVPLRAALNRVSCDEGVDVAFEEYSLERRSKRLIVFDVDSTLVQGEVIEMLAARAGAEGAVAAITEAAMRGELDFAESLQQRVATLKGLPATVIDEVADQLELMPGARTTLRTLRRLGYRCGVVSGGFRGIIDPLAHELMLDFVAANELEIVDGILTGRVVGPIVDRAGKAAALRDFAEQAGVPMAQTVAVGDGANDIDMLAAAGLGIAFNAKPALREVADASLSHPFLDTVLFLLGITRGEIEAADAVDGEVRRVEIPPA
- the ctaD gene encoding cytochrome c oxidase subunit I; protein product: MTAEAPPLGQLEAVRPYPPRTGPKGNLVYKLITTTDHKVIGIMYVVTCFVMFFIGGLMALLMRTELAAPGLQFLSNEQYNQLFTMHGTVMLLLYATPVVFGFANLVLPLQIGAPDVAFPRLNAFSFWLFLFGALVALGGFITPGGAADFGWTAYTPLTDAIHSPGAGGDLWITGLIVAGLGTILGAVNMITTVVCMRAPGMTMFRMPIFTWNILVTSILILIAFPILTAALFGLAADRHLGAHVFDPANGGVLLWQHLFWFFGHPEVYIVALPFFGIATEIFPVFSRKPVFGYTTLVYATLSIAGLSVAVWAHHMFATGAVLLPFFSFMTYLIAVPTGIKFFNWIGTMWKGQLTFETPMLFSVGFLVTFLLGGLTGVLLASPPLDFHVTDSYFVVAHFHYVLFGTIVFSTFAGTYFWFPKMTGRLLDERLGKLHFWLTFIGFNTTFLVQHWLGDMGMPRRYADYLPTDGFQPLNIVSTIGAFILGVSMFPFVWNVFKSWRYGEVVTVDDPWGYGNSLEWATSCPPPRHNFTELPRIRSERPAFELHYPHMVERMRREAHVGRAHGPADKDVTRADDIQVRS
- a CDS encoding iron-siderophore ABC transporter substrate-binding protein: MLRAIRTAPLLPTAAGLAAVVVAACSACGSAGPGTKATSPTRSLVTPTTQIAGAGVLGNDRRPDQSCAGEPAAADPGPATREAHNAAGVTPDVVRVPAEAQRIVVLAGDELDALCALGLQSRVVAAALPDGASSQPSYLGNAVHDLPGVGTRAKPDLGGIAAAHPDLILGSQGLTPTLYPRLAAIAPTVFTGAPGAAWEDNLRGVGAATARAGAVDGLIDGFAARATRVGAKHDATHYQASIVQLTTDTMRVYGARNFPASVLDAVGVDRPASQRFTDKAYVEMGTTDADLAGSPDFSAADADIIYVSCASPAAAQRAATLFDSAPWRRLSATQDNRVFVVNNQIWQTGQGLVAARGIVDDLRWVNAPIN
- a CDS encoding NAD(P)-dependent alcohol dehydrogenase, whose protein sequence is MSTVSAYAATSPTAPLTKTTITRRDPGPHDVAIEIKFAGICHSDIHTVKAEWGQPDYPVVPGHEIAGVVTAVGSEVTKHKVGDHVGVGCFVDSCRECSSCLAGNEQYCKRGMTTTYNAIGRDGQRTYGGYSQAIVVDENYVLRIPASLPLDKAAPLLCAGITLYSPLRHWNAGPDTRLAVIGLGGLGHMGVKLGSAMGAEVTVLSQSLKKMEDGLRLGASHYYATSDRDTFRSLRGSFDLILNTVSANLKLGDYLNLLDVDGTLVELGIPEHPMEVPAFALALMRRSLSGSNIGGIAETQEMLDFCAEHDVTPEIELIEPDYVNEAYERVLASDVRYRFVIDTSGL
- a CDS encoding DUF3349 domain-containing protein, translated to MTKTPSSQNDHHHNFCRSVIRWLQVGYPNGVPGPDRVPLMALLRSTPLTDDQIRDVVRNITAQEGSPETIDHPIDRDEIADFISDMTHYDAGKENVIRVAATLAAAGWPLAGIDVSEVIPGDEDGEAAERMAARPAVSSEA
- a CDS encoding restriction endonuclease, with translation MSKALFVIPLACGLLAGVVQRSLGTGVVGFYVTLLLEVLLAWATNRQWPRGRRGLATMRAIDAMDGVAFENYVAARLGRAGWRVGTTPAVGDYGVDLIAEKDGQRVAVQCKRYGKPVGVAAVQQVVSGARHHGCTRSIVVSNQEFTAAAKQLAHTHGCQLIGRKTLQAWVPPASMGRRGS
- a CDS encoding pyridoxamine 5'-phosphate oxidase family protein, whose product is MAQLPDGAERLDAAEAMRLLAGIDVGRVVFDLQALPAIRPVNHLVDEGVIIIRCRLTSAISAAVRNSDRVVVAYEADDLDSRTRTGWSVVVTGRARTVTDPGLIARYERVLHPWVNHADTVVAIEPEIVTGLRLTGPNTETG
- the nrdF gene encoding class 1b ribonucleoside-diphosphate reductase subunit beta, encoding MTDNMKLIDRVSAINWNRLHDDKDAEVWDRLTGNFWLPEKVPVSNDLPSWGTLTAGEKQLTMRVFTGLTLLDTIQGTVGAVSLIPDALTPHEEAVLTNIAFMESVHAKSYSSIFSTLCSTAEIDDAFRWSEENPNLQRKAEIVMQYYRGDEPLKRKVASTLLESFLFYSGFYLPMYWSSRAKLTNTADMIRLIIRDEAVHGYYIGYKFQRGLALVDDAKRAELKDYTYELLFELYDNEVEYTQDLYDQVGLTEDVKKFLRYNANKALMNLGYEALFPRDETDVNPAILSALSPNADENHDFFSGSGSSYVIGKAVVTEDEDWDF